The DNA window GAAGTTATCTAGTACAAAGCTAATGAAACAATACCATTCAAAAGCCTCAAAATTATAAAAGCGAACAGACAATTAAAAGATCAGAAATATTTCTGAGTCGTTACAGATATTTATGGGACCATGAGAATAACCGTGTGTTAAGGTAGATGGTAGATTCTGTGAGTATGCTCATTTTGCATGAGCTACAGTACATATCTCACTTCAGGGCTCTTTACTGATTTCCATTCAGATGAGGCTAATAGGAGATGCCATTTAACCAGCCTCTGCATAATGAATTCACTGTTACCATTTACCAGCTTCAGAGAATTTCATTGAGCAAAGACGTCTTTACCAACTGGTGCTGCAGACGAGCGCCTCCTGATTGAACAACAGGAACCAACCACTCATAAGTCAAGGAAAAAATGAAGGTAATCTTTAAAAATTGTGTTACAAATGCTGGGTAAACGAAGGAAGGTGTTTCTAATTTAATACAAACATTTATGAGATGAGGTTTATTCTAACCAGAGTGATTACTGCGCAACATTAACTAAACATTTCCAGTAATGTTTTTACTGGAACTCAACAAGCTCTTAAACACAGATTTGGGAAAGTTGATCATGTCCTGAGATTTCTAATgtaattctgtgtttttcttcctcaGGGAATCACGAGGGTTCAGTGTgcctgcttgctgctgcttctgctctCTGCTGCTGTGCTCGCACAAACCTTTGAGGAGTTCAAAAAGGAACACATCCTTCCAGAGGGGTCAAAAACATGCAATGACATGATGAAAAAGATTAACAAAGAAAATACATGCAAGGCCATAAATACTTTCCTGAAAGAGAAGGTGGCCTCAATTAAGGCTCTGtgtgaagacaaaaaaaatgataCCATCTCCCACACCTGTGACATCATTGACTGTAAGAGGACGAGTGAGGAACCTTGCAAATACAAAAATCTAGACCTCAAAGATAAAAAGGTGacaataaaatgtgaaaatggcCTGCCGGTGCACCTGGAGAAAGCCAAGCATCAGGGTTTTTAAAGGCTGTTGCTGCAAAtaaatctctctctcttaaTGAAGCAGATAAACAACCACATTATAAGTAAAACTGCAGTTATGGGAGTTTGTATGCagtggttatttttttttttaattttaagtaGGGGCAGGCGCTTTTGAAACATTTATGCAATTACATTAAATGTAAATACATGTTTTATGAAGTATAAATACTTGTATCTTCCACTATAGGTGACTTGAAAAATATGGCAAAAAAAGCAAGAGAGAAGAATTATATGCCTTGGTAATTTCCTGCATATTAAAGCTGATATCAATGAAAATAGGTAGCTATAAAATCCATAATAAGATTTTGTAATCCATAATAATGGGTTTTAACTGATTGATTGACTGGAAGTCCCAAACATCGCTTCTTCTCAGCTGAGCAGAAGCAGGATAGGATCGACTTTCCCAGAATGGGAAAGGCTCTGGACATCTGTCCTCCTGAACGCTGAGCATGTCTGACCAGAAATCTTTGTTTGAAGCTGTTGTTTTATCATTTGTGAAATCTCAGGatagtttgtgtttttccttgtGTGTTAAATAAAGAGTTAAATATGTTGTTTGTATTGTTCATACTTGTGTCAAATAAATATTGGATCACATTTTGGGAGCAATTTAGGGATTTATAAACATTTCTTTACTATAGTAGTATAGTATTGACACCATGTGCCTAACATGTTTATACTTAACTAAAAATGTATTCATGCAAAGCAAACCACATTCAAATGTTCCTCTAATTTGCAAAAGACCATTTTTGGACATGTGAGACGTCCACTGGCTCCTGCTGACatttatattcaaataatttctcATAATACATGAGTGGACAGTACTGAGACGCCCTGATCATCAGTATATGACTTTAAATTTATCTGCCTGACTGATCAGGTTTTTGTTTCTCAATGCACTCTTTTCAGTGATGCTGAAAGTGACAACGGCTTAAAAGATGCCTTCTCTGACACCGCTAGTGTCAGAAAGCTTATGCTGCACAGTGAATatctcacacacagagctgtCTGTGGTAGACTCTGCCATTCACAGTGATGCTGTGAAAACACATCTTTGCTTACTGTTGCATTTTGAAGTAGCTCTGATGTCCTGTTTACTCAGAAAGTAACCAGCACTTTATGCGTTTATGTCAAACTAAGCTACACTTCTTAACTCCTTCTAAATAGCTTTTGCTGAGCAGTGATGACAAGATCAGCTGTACTGAAATCGTCCCAAATCTatgatgttttttaaatttattgatCCTAAAACTGGAGGATTGTGTCGTAAAGCACAATGAGAACAGCGCTGTCCATTGACTGTCTGTGA is part of the Pelmatolapia mariae isolate MD_Pm_ZW linkage group LG23, Pm_UMD_F_2, whole genome shotgun sequence genome and encodes:
- the LOC134621161 gene encoding angiogenin-like; translation: MKGITRVQCACLLLLLLSAAVLAQTFEEFKKEHILPEGSKTCNDMMKKINKENTCKAINTFLKEKVASIKALCEDKKNDTISHTCDIIDCKRTSEEPCKYKNLDLKDKKVTIKCENGLPVHLEKAKHQGF